From the genome of Oxyura jamaicensis isolate SHBP4307 breed ruddy duck chromosome 2, BPBGC_Ojam_1.0, whole genome shotgun sequence:
GGGAAGTGAAATTTGGTCGGACCCAGCAGTTCTCCAGCCCATGGGGCACAGCCATCTCCACCGACATCCAGCCCAGAAGCTTTTGCACCACGCTGAGCATGGGGGATAGGAGGCACAGAGCGGCCTGGGGAGGTTTTTAAGCTGTGGAGAGGGGACAAGGTACtgccctcccttctccccactgCTGCCATCCATCAGATGAGCTGGTCTCCCAGTTTTTTTCAGGACGTTTCCAGGTCTCTTCTTTGCTCTCCCACCTCCATTTGCTCAGTGTCCTTCTGTCCCACgccagggctgggaaggagggCAGCATGCCCACCAAGGAGgggggcagctcagcagcagcatgtggccctcctgctgcctttaGAGGCTTTCTGAGGACATGGGGCTCTGCATCTCTTTCTGGCACCGGGCTCACCCCTGGGGACCCAGCCCTGGCCCCGTGGGTTCCTGTTTGCCCTGCCAGGATCCTCGTGCAATGAGTCCAAGGGGTCCTGAATGCTTCCAGATGAGCTCAAGCAGATGCCTCTGACCACGAGACTTGTGTCCCTGCTGACACCAGATCAGGCTTTGGCCAGCTGAGCAGTGTCCACTCCCTGGCCCTCACCTCCGTGCCTACGTGGATCCCTTGTAAAACCTCACGTGTGATGGACAGCAGGGGAGAGAGGTCCTTCCGCACTCTGTGCATGCCCAGCCCCTAACAGAGCTGCCCAAAAAAGCTCCCCGGCACCACAGTGAGTCAAAGAACAGCATTTCTGGAGGAGGGAGCGACgtgggagcagccccggctTTGCCACGACAGGTTTCTGCATTGCATTGCGGGGAGGAGGAGTGTTCGCACCGGGCCCAGCAGCACGgcactgcaggggctgggggagaggcaggagcatCGGCGGCACCAGGTGGGCACGGTGACCCTCCCTGGCCCCGGGGTAAGGACATCCCTGGACCACTCGGGGGAACATCACCAAAATACTGAGTGCTGAGAGCCAAAGAGCCCCCCAGGTCAGGGAGAGAAGCCCTGTGTTGTTATCTCCATCAGAAACACGTGAATCGGAGACACCAAACGGCTTCCTGGGGTCAGATGTGGGCTTGAAGCCTCACCTGGACCATCTGCTCCCCTAAAACCTTCACGGATCTCTTCCCCTCTCTGGTTCCACGCCGCTGATGAAGGCAACAGGCAGTGGGTTAAAGAGAGAACTAAACCCCAtgagtgaagaggaaaaaaaaaaaagtggaatttcCATTATTTGCTTGGTTGCAGGCGCCAATCTCGTCTTTTGGCTGAGGCCATTTATAAGAGGAATGGAAGGAGGTGGTGTGGTTTAGCATTGGAGGGGAGGGATTTGTTAGAGGAGTcactgcaaaggaaaatcagCCATCCATAACAGGACAGAAAGGTGCAGATCCATCCAGCTTAATCCCCTCTACCCTCCCCAGGCCAGGGGACCTTGCAGGtgccaagaaaataaagttcCCTGCACGCTGCCCAGGCCAACATCAGCCCCACAATCCTGGGGACTCCCCGAAACACCGCAGGGAGGGATGGAGATTTGCACCCCACTTCCAAGCAGCCCACAGCAGCGGGATGGGGAACCTTTCAGAACCTCGTAGCAGCTTTGGGTTTCAGGTGCAGGAGCCCCCCTTCCAGCACAGCCACCCCAGGAGCCGATAACCAGACGAAGAATCCCGCACCGCCGAAACGAGGCACGTCCCCGGCTGCCGATGGCGTGGGAGCAGGCAGACGTCGGAGGCTTGCCAGGGCTGCTCACGCAGCCGTCCTTCCCTGGGAGGCTTCCAGCAGAGCCCTCGCATCCCTTGCACGgctgctggttttttttttcatcccttgCAAATCGCTCCGGCAGCTCCAGCTCTTCGCATTCGGTAGCCAGTCCGGCGCCGTGCAGAGGCACCAGCTCCCTCTCGTGGGCTCAGCCCGGCTCTCAGCGCTGGAAACCGACCAAAAATTCCCAGGAaagtggttttctttgtttttactccCCCCTCAAGTCTGAATATTCATTAAAGCCAACTAGAAGTTTTGTCGGAATGGGCCAACTTCCATCAAACTTCCTTTTGATACTTACacggtgttttatttttccccgtAGTTTTGCTGCCcgtttatttttccctgtagcTTTGCTGCCCTTTTATTTTGTCACTGATTGAAAGCAGCTGATTTGGGGAATCACCCTGAAGTGCCCAGCTCTCTGTTAATGGGGCAGGCACGGGCCGAGGCACCCAGCACTGAGATATGTCAATGAAGGCTGTGGCGTGAGTTCCCCAAGGCTCCTTCGCCTCATAATGGTTGAAATTGAGTTTTATGAAgtcagaaatgaaggaagaaaaggaaataacattgcaaaaagcttttttgatCTGTGCAACAAAAATATGGCTTAACCCCATCCAGTTCTTGGGAAACGCTCTTGTTCCAGCTTCTGACTTTGGTTTGGAAAACCCCTGGTTTCCATAAAAAGCTGGAATTACCCCCAAAATCTTAATGTCCCAGCAGAGTACCTACACCAGTCCATATCTGGGGGGTGGTATGAATTTGGGGAGAGGTTTGTCCATCCCACAGCACATCCTGGTGCCTGCTGGGGACCTGGTACCTGCTCTCTCCTCCCCATGTTTGATGACCCTGCAGGTCCCACCATCATCCCGGTGATGCTCACCACCCCACAAAGCAAATGAGGACCTCACCCCGCACCCCTCACCCTGCAAAGGGCTGGGCAACAGGTCAGCTCCACCGCTCTTCAGAAAGGTGGCCTGGGGTTTTCCTGCCTGCTGTGACGCTCATCTCGGTGGCCTGGGAAGTGGTGGGACAACAGGGGCGGCTGCCCACCATGGGGAGGCTTGGCTGCCCTCATCTTTGCAAGGCTTGACGGTTCCTGATGGCTTCTAGCACTCCTCCAGCCTtgcccacacacacacagcttggCGCAGAGATAAATTTATCCTGTGGGTTTGGCTGCTGGAGGCTTCAAGCTGGCAGCGCCGATGCCGGAGGAGGAGGGGGACAACGGCACGCTGCGGGTCTGGCCGTCCTACAGCCCGGACCCAAAGCAGCTACGTCACATCTCCCCCTGACACCCATCTGACTAGCTCCTAAGGTATTTAAACTGTTACTAATTACCCGCAATCAGGCGTTTATGACGTCATTTGTAATTACCTATTGCTTCATCTCCCTGCTGCATGCATGTGCCAAACCCGGCCACGGGAAGGACTCGGTTCAGGCACTTTGTTCTCCAGGGACCTCTCCCCAGAACCTTGCACCGGGCTCTGTGAGAACTTTGGGGATGGGAGCCCTGTGTCCGGCTGGTTGGCTGGCTCAATTTTTAGCATCTCTCATCCACAGCCTGGAGTTGTCCTGTTTTTGCACCAGGCATTGGCACAGCGAGGGGCACAATGCTGAAATCCCATTGAAATAGCAAGAAAGCACAGAGGGATGGGGAAACAAACTACACTACTAAGGTCTTTCTCTACCCCAGTGTGCTCTTCCCCTCCTGTCCATGCTTTTTTCTCGGAGACGAGGGGATGGGTGCAGCATCCTAATTTAAGTGCCCATTCTAATTTAAGTTCTTGGGATCTACCGGGTAATTTTCTGGACGGCCTCATCCTCGTGTTAATGATCAGCATCTCTCTGTGGTCCCCACCAGCCCTAATCGTGGTCAGAATTAGTGGCTGGAAATTGCACCCGTGTCTTATTTCTCCCCCACATGGCAGAGGAGGAATTACCACCAGGGTGGTTTTGCTCCGTGGGAGGAGAGAAGGTTTGggtgcccaggagctgcagcgCCCTTTGCTCCCCACCTGTGGCCAGGATGATTTATGCCCCCTTATATTCACCTTgggatgccaaaaaaaaaaaaaaaaaaaaaaaaaaaaaaaaaaagcttttctgcagcaaagacagagcaaaaccagccagttttgctttaaaacagaaaaaaaaatagcaacaacaacaacaaaaaaaccaaccaactgTGTTTTCCTGCAGGCTGCGGGGGactctgtctctgctgctgcaggacgtGTAAATccaaagcaatgaaatattaattattagAGTCTGTCCAACTGGGATTCCTCAGTGCTTTCAGAGAGCTGAATAATTCTGgcacacaggaaaagaaaaaaaaaaaacaacacacacacacacaaagtccttttttattaatgtgaaaatattGTGTGTGGAGTAAATTAGGGCTTTTGAGAACTGGGACTGAGGGGCGGGAGGGGGCTCTGAGTGCTTCggggagaaaaatgcaaattcctACACAGGCACGAAAAAAGAGCACGGTCTAATGAAGAGGTAAAGGGAGGTGCATCGCCAGCACAGCTTCTTCGGCGCGGAGATCTGCCCTCGCAGCACGGCGTAGCTGTGAGAAGGAGGGggcaaaggaaagcagaactcGATTAATAAAAGAGGGCACGCATCTCTGAAGGCTCCCGTTATGCGGCACGTCGGGAGGAGGCATTCATCCGGGGCAGCCACGGGCACCAGCCCAAGGGAGACGTGCTCAGCATGGCTCAAAACCCCCTTTTGTCCCCCTTGTTTACCGGGGCTGGGCTGGAAATGCCGCACGGCACCGAGCGTCATCCTTTGGCTGAGCAATGCTTGCGGATTTGCAGGCTCAGGGGGTGGTTGCAAACCaagccctgggctgcagccGTGCCCTGTTTTGCCCAGGGGGCTTGGTACGTGGGTTCGACATCCAAACCCCGGCTCTGAGAAGTGCTCCTCTGCCCTCTTGGCCCATCTGAGtttatgtatttacattttcttacaaaaataaagtgctgcatgggaggagggaaaggcaTTCAGCAGCTCCTCTGGCAATGAGGAATCCCTGAGGTCCCATCGTCACCATCCATTTCTCAGCTTCTTCTTACCCTCTATTACCTGCACCCTCTGGAAACATCTACATGAAACGCTTGGCCTCTCAAAAATCTGGATTCTTCTCTTATAAATCCCTCCGCTGCTCCTCACCAGCTCGACCCAAATACTTCTCATTACCCTGCAGTTGCTTTGGGGGAGGTCTGAGGGATGGGTAAATGAGTGACTTGGAGGAGGACAGGTTTGCCAAGAGGAGGGTCCTGGTGGGTCGGGTCACTGGGCTCAAAGAGCAGCAAGAAGCGAGCAAGGCAGCGCCAAGAAAGGGAGGAccaaggggcagctgctggaaggggagATGGGGATGAAGACTGCAGAGAATATGTGATGATAAGCATAATTCTGATAAAAATGCAGCACCATGGGCAGAGCCCAGAGTGTGCCTGGTGTGTCCAGGAGCTAATGGGGTGGTGGCACTGGGATTGTCACTGGGGGCACAGAGCATGAGGCTGTATGGAGAAGGGGAGGGGTGCAAGGGAGGAAAGCTGTGGCTGGTACCCATCACAAGGTCAGAATTTTACGCTCAGGGcaggtttttccctttcccagcagTGAGTTTGCACAATTTCCCTTGAGTTGGCACAGAAGGGTCATCATTTTTGGTCTCCCCTttgccccagggctgggaagctgctgcctgctgtgtaCCTTCCAGCTGTGCCCGAGGAGAGGTGAGGCTGCAGGAGATGCTCAGCACGTGCAGGAGCAGCATCACCCTCCCCCTGGCTGCAGGGGACACAGCTCGGCTGCTTCTCCACCGAtctgctggggcagcagagctcaggcATGAGAAGCAAGCAAGAAGCTACAGGTTGAGAGGCAACACAGGGCAGGTGACCATAATGCTTTATCTACTCTGCAGCGTGCTTGGTGACCGTACCCTCCTGGGGGAATCCATCCATGCTCTTCAGGCCATCAGGAGCCCTTTTCTCCCCACCACCAGTGGAGAAGGACACTGACACAGGACCCCCCCAGCATCTCAAGGGCGAGCTAGCCTGGGCCCCGGGCAGGCGCTCAGGTTGCACAGGAAGGTCTGGCAGCAGTACGAGGTGTAGGTGGCCAGACCCAGCATGAAGTTGTGGTACGGGCAGCTCCCAGAACACTTCTTGGTGATCCTCTTCCACAGAGACACAAAGCCTGGCCCAAAGGAGAAAGCAGCGTTAGCAATGAGGGTTTCCCAAGTGCTCCTTGAGATCATAGAGGATGGGGATGGACTAATGGGTCCTTCTGTCCCAAGGACCACACGGCCAGCGAGacccatccccatcccacccaaCGCAACTGGGACCAGCTACACAAGGCATTCAATATCTCTGCTGGACATTCAGCACTGGCCTCGTGGCACACATGAAACAACATTCTTGCCTGGgctgaaaacacatttccaggCTTCTCTGGGAGAATGAAGTGGTTTGATTCCCTTCTACATCTCTCTAGACCTCCTCATCCATCTTGGTTACCTGCTTCATTTCATCTCCCTGTCTAACTAAAGTCTGAATTTCTTTATTCATCCCCCTGAAGACTGCTTGTTTTATGTCTCAGtgtcccctgctgctcccaagCAGGcataaaataaagaggaagatCCCAACATGTGTCGGGGAGGAGGATTTCAAACCCTGAAAGCTTCAGCACTGCCAGATTGGGCTCGCCAGGTCTCCACCTCCCACATGCACTTCCCAGTGACTCCTCATCCCATCCATCCACAAAGGGCAACCATAAAAAGCCAGGCAAAACCCCACATCCCATTCCTGCGTCCCCATGAGAGGATGCTCTGCCAGCACATACCGATCCCTACGGAGGCAACATTTGTCACACAGTACTCATCCTTGTCCGAGCACTTCTGGGCCTTCAGACAGCTCCAGTTGCTTTGCTCCCACTCGCAGGTGTAGCAGTACAGGgcacctgctgcaggaggagacaTGGGATATGGAAGATGAAGACAAAATGCCACCACTCCCAGCAGCAAAGATTTCTTTCCATTGACTCTTGAATATACAAGGGCCAGGGCACCAGGTTTGATAAGATGCAAGGAGCAGGAAGGCCAGGATCTGCTGTAGGACTCTACAAGGATGTCCCAAGGGTTGGGTTCACCctttccagctgctggagacCCTACAAAGCTGACTAACTGGGCAGTAAGCACTGACAGTTGTTAGTCCCATTAATTGGGACCTCCTTGGCCTGAAGAAGTCAGTCTGCCACACCTGCATCTTTGAGTGGGACGTAAATGCCCCCAAACCTGGGTTAAAACACTATTGAGAAGACTGGAATTTAACTCTTAACTCTGTGTGAATTCACCCCTTAGACCCGTGCAGtccaacatttcatttttactgccTAGGTCTTCTAACCTGAGTTAAGGTGCTCTTGGGTTTGGTGCTGAAGACAATCTCTGTCCCTTGGGCCTTGTTAATGCTAGGAAATTTGTCAAGATCACTATTCTGGAAAGTGAACCATGTTAAATGGCAGAAAAGTATTCTTAGGCCACAATGAGACAGAAATAACTATTCCAAGACATTATTTTTCCGCACCAGATAATGTGGCAAATCTCCAAGAGCTGGCAAAGCTAATTCCTCTCTAGAAAATGACAGTAACGTTAATTCTCTTTGGCTGCTTAAGTGACTTGTCTGTGGAGGCTGTAGGACCATGCACTTTCAGAGGGCTCAGATTTCTTTTGCAATCTCTTTGTGAAATAAACAATGCAATCTCTAATGCAAATAATATGCAAATGTTCCTCTCCACCCAATACCCCAGCGTAAGGCTGTTGACCCCATATAGCAACTTCTCCCCATCTTGACACCAAAGCCTCTGAAATCTACCCCTGTAGGGTTTCGGAGGTGGGAAAACATAAGGGGCACAAGGACAGATGCTGTAGGTCTGGCCATGTCCCACTGCTGTTGCTAGAAGTGGTGTCACcacctgcaggagctgctgatgtGTTTTGTGATAGTGGGCTGCAGCACTTCTTCATCAAGATTTAGAAATAACCACAGTCTTACAACATCTGAACAAATAAACCCACAGGAAAATCTTTTAACAAAGACATAAATGTGGcaactgcttccttttttttttttttttaaagtccagTAGTACATGAGTTCATAGGGAAATTTCCCCTTCATATGAGAAACCCTTGGCACAGCCAGGCTGAGAAACCCAAAGAGAAGCACCAAGTCCTTCATCAAGCTCTAAGGCAACCCCTTCCATAACTTCTTTCCCTGGCTACGAGGCCTTCTTGGCCTTCCAACACGCAATTATTCTTCGTCTAGAAGGAGCCATAATACCTTACCTTGCTCTGCACATAGGATCAAAGCCAGCACGGCGAGGAGCAAGGCCTTCATCGTTTCCCAGTCGTGTCCGCAGCCCAGGAAAAGCACCCGCATCTGGGGACAGGATATATATCTTCACTGTGTTTGGACTGAGTGATTATGAAGACAGCAATTTTGAAAGAATGGGCAGGGATCATGTGTTATTTGACAGGATAGGAATGCACGTGGGTTGTTTTCTCACCTCGGCGTTGCCTTCAGGCTGGTCAGACGGGGCCGGAGACGAGTGAAAGCACTAAGGCAATTCATTccatttattgcttttaataCTTTAATGTCTCCATGGTCAGGCTAGAAGTGCTACTGATGTCCGAGT
Proteins encoded in this window:
- the LOC118162670 gene encoding lymphocyte antigen 6E-like, whose translation is MRVLFLGCGHDWETMKALLLAVLALILCAEQAGALYCYTCEWEQSNWSCLKAQKCSDKDEYCVTNVASVGIGFVSLWKRITKKCSGSCPYHNFMLGLATYTSYCCQTFLCNLSACPGPRLARP